A region from the Flavobacteriales bacterium genome encodes:
- a CDS encoding PD40 domain-containing protein, producing MGKRGIERMGCSILKVVMAVLVVLGGNRALAQEDQGGATDPCAKPTDKKIVKLLEDAAKAKDGGERHAKLKATQEVDPNCAECLFQLGISAYKRAKESNVSYEASLKYFEQLKAKCPEYHADVDYYMGSIHYGNGEYAKAKKSFDAFIRFPSDDQSKFSKDQDKKYKDVEEVMPELEFLADFNRNTTAGPAKVVAGVSTANDEYLPNLSPDNELIFFTRVRSVQAKGDFVARKVEELTWSKRGDTKSSFDAGAALPEPFNTGDGYGGVTISVNNKEMFVTVCGPPDVKGYRNCDIFRSHYDTKFNLDAGGIQWEWSELEDLGEGVNTDGWESQPSLTSDGNTLYFARMPKDGSKGMDIYSCTRDKAGKWGTAVALPAPINTDSADKAPFMHSDSRTLYFASKGHRGAGGYDIFFSKLNDDGSWTKPKNLGAPINTPEDEHGLIVSADGKLAYFASNRHKGMGGLDVFTFDMPQDARPDDILVVKGDIKDESGKPVKDATVEIKYLDTRKTEVLRVDEADGKYAAVVRLKAGADVVVTVKKPDHVFDSRAFSASDTTRGGVAEVDMTVQKIEVGKSYRVNDINYATNSAVIEKASEFVLDELTTFLKENPSVRIEIQGHTDNVGGMGDNMALSQDRAFTVKSYLESRGISGARLSAKGYGPTQPVADNGTEAGRAQNRRTAFVITGR from the coding sequence ATGGGAAAGAGAGGAATCGAGAGGATGGGCTGCAGCATTCTCAAGGTCGTGATGGCGGTGCTTGTTGTGCTTGGGGGCAATCGCGCACTGGCGCAAGAAGACCAAGGCGGCGCCACCGACCCTTGCGCCAAGCCCACCGACAAGAAGATCGTGAAACTGTTGGAGGATGCCGCCAAGGCCAAGGACGGTGGCGAGCGCCACGCGAAGTTGAAAGCCACGCAAGAGGTGGATCCCAACTGCGCAGAATGCTTGTTCCAGCTCGGGATCAGCGCGTACAAGCGTGCCAAGGAGAGCAACGTCAGTTACGAGGCGAGCCTGAAGTACTTCGAGCAACTGAAGGCAAAGTGCCCGGAGTACCATGCCGATGTGGACTACTACATGGGCAGCATCCACTACGGCAACGGTGAGTACGCCAAGGCGAAGAAGAGCTTCGATGCCTTCATACGGTTCCCGAGCGATGATCAGAGCAAGTTCAGCAAGGACCAGGACAAGAAGTACAAGGACGTTGAAGAGGTGATGCCCGAACTCGAGTTCCTCGCCGACTTCAACCGCAACACCACCGCAGGTCCGGCGAAAGTGGTGGCCGGTGTTTCAACGGCCAACGACGAGTACCTGCCGAACCTCTCGCCGGACAACGAGCTCATCTTCTTCACCCGGGTGCGCAGTGTGCAGGCCAAGGGCGACTTCGTTGCGCGGAAGGTCGAGGAGCTGACCTGGAGCAAGCGGGGTGATACGAAGAGCAGCTTCGATGCGGGTGCCGCGCTGCCCGAGCCCTTCAACACGGGGGACGGTTACGGTGGTGTGACGATCAGCGTGAACAACAAGGAAATGTTCGTCACGGTGTGCGGCCCGCCTGATGTGAAGGGCTACCGCAACTGCGACATTTTCCGCAGCCACTACGACACCAAGTTCAACCTCGATGCAGGTGGCATACAATGGGAGTGGAGCGAGCTGGAGGACCTCGGTGAAGGCGTGAACACCGATGGTTGGGAAAGCCAACCGAGCCTGACCTCCGACGGCAACACGCTCTACTTCGCACGCATGCCCAAGGACGGGAGCAAAGGGATGGACATCTACAGCTGCACGCGCGACAAAGCCGGGAAGTGGGGCACGGCCGTGGCGCTGCCGGCGCCCATCAACACCGATAGTGCGGACAAGGCACCCTTCATGCACAGCGACAGCCGAACGCTCTATTTCGCGAGCAAGGGCCATCGAGGTGCAGGCGGTTACGACATCTTCTTCAGCAAACTGAACGACGACGGAAGTTGGACGAAACCGAAGAACCTGGGAGCACCGATCAACACCCCGGAGGATGAGCACGGCCTCATCGTGAGCGCCGATGGCAAGCTCGCCTACTTCGCCAGCAATCGCCACAAGGGCATGGGCGGCCTCGATGTCTTCACCTTCGACATGCCGCAGGATGCCCGACCCGATGACATCCTGGTGGTGAAGGGCGACATCAAGGACGAGAGCGGCAAACCCGTGAAGGACGCCACCGTGGAGATCAAGTACCTCGACACCCGCAAGACCGAGGTGCTGCGCGTGGATGAAGCCGATGGCAAGTACGCGGCCGTGGTGCGCTTGAAAGCCGGTGCCGATGTGGTGGTGACGGTGAAGAAGCCCGACCACGTGTTCGACAGCCGTGCTTTCAGTGCCAGTGATACGACGCGGGGCGGCGTGGCCGAGGTGGACATGACCGTACAGAAGATCGAAGTGGGCAAGAGCTACCGGGTGAACGACATCAATTACGCCACCAATAGTGCCGTGATCGAGAAAGCCAGCGAGTTCGTGCTGGATGAGCTGACGACTTTCCTGAAGGAGAACCCATCGGTGCGCATCGAGATCCAAGGGCATACGGACAACGTGGGCGGCATGGGCGACAACATGGCGCTCAGTCAAGACCGGGCTTTCACCGTGAAGAGCTACCTCGAGAGCAGGGGCATCAGCGGAGCACGGCTTTCAGCCAAGGGCTATGGCCCCACCCAGCCCGTGGCCGACAACGGAACCGAGGCCGGTCGCGCGCAGAACCGGCGCACGGCCTTCGTCATCACGGGCCGCTGA
- a CDS encoding AsmA family protein, whose product MKWLKRIGLTLLILFVLLIAAAIIIPIAFKDKIEARVKEEVNKNLNATVDWGEWDITLLSSFPNLNVTVANVKVCNNAPFEGICLADIGSLETTVGLMSLFGDRIEIKKIGLVRPNIHVKVLEDGKANWDIAKVDSSAAAEPADTGATAFNIALQEYWITDGRLIYDDASLPYTMELLGLDHNGNGDFTQDLFVLNTTTHSDTVNVLFDGVKYLRNVKLDMKADLEMDMPQSKYTFKENEVTINQLVLGFDGWLSMPGDDMVMDLKWNTKKNDLATLLSLVPAEFASNLDGVDMTGKAAFDGFVKGTFNDNTMPGFGVNIGVENGRFKYPSLPESVDDIQVMCAIISPEGKDLDGMTIDLSRFAMRMAGNPVNARMFLKTPISDPDVDADLKANVDLTSVKKVVPMEKGEDLKGSLVADVQLKGRMSAIEEEQYDKFNAAGTLKLMGMEYKADSMPTVGITGLYFTFSPKFLSLDGFDGTIGASDVKAQGRFDNYLEWLLKDSTIVGAFTMTSNKLDLNEFMSDEEAVASSPTGGGQEGVSTDTSSMSIIEVPKNIDFKLGLAAKQVLFDDMTLDNAKGNLHVHDSRVDLRDVFFNALGGGIGMSGSYVTTDPKKPTFDLTYDVNDVDIEQTVKYVETVEMVAPIVKTCTGKFSTDLRMTGVLGPDMMPVMESLTGDGKLRTKTVAIEGFQPLVDLARALKLTKLENTVIDNLDFSYHFKDGKMITDKFPVKLDKIQAKVGGSTAFADQSIDYNMDAKVPTEMFGAQAAQAVGGLLGQLNSAIGSNVQVPKELDMTCKITGTVMKPVVKPVFAGGSTNLKETVVTEIKNTVNEEIGKAKEEAIAKAREEAAKLVAEAQKQADALKAQARTEAAKVKSDAYKAADAELAKVTNPLAKVAAKLAADAAKKEADKQEQKYLAEADKKADGLVVAAQKQGDAIIKKAEETNTTVK is encoded by the coding sequence ATGAAGTGGCTCAAACGCATCGGTCTCACGCTCCTCATCCTCTTCGTGCTGCTCATCGCGGCGGCCATCATCATCCCCATCGCCTTCAAGGACAAGATCGAAGCGCGCGTGAAGGAGGAAGTGAACAAGAACCTGAACGCCACCGTGGATTGGGGCGAATGGGACATCACGTTGTTGAGCAGCTTCCCCAACCTGAACGTGACCGTGGCCAACGTCAAGGTGTGCAACAACGCACCCTTCGAGGGCATTTGCCTGGCCGACATCGGATCGCTTGAGACCACTGTTGGGCTCATGAGCCTCTTCGGCGATCGTATCGAGATCAAAAAGATCGGGCTGGTGCGGCCCAACATCCACGTGAAGGTGCTGGAAGACGGCAAAGCGAACTGGGACATTGCCAAGGTGGACAGTTCAGCTGCTGCAGAACCTGCCGATACCGGGGCCACGGCCTTCAACATCGCCTTGCAGGAGTATTGGATCACCGACGGACGCCTGATCTACGATGATGCGAGCCTGCCGTACACCATGGAACTGCTCGGGCTCGACCACAACGGTAATGGCGACTTCACGCAAGATCTCTTCGTGCTGAACACCACCACGCACAGCGATACGGTGAACGTGTTGTTCGACGGGGTGAAGTACTTGCGCAACGTGAAGCTCGACATGAAGGCGGATCTGGAGATGGACATGCCGCAGAGCAAGTACACCTTCAAGGAGAACGAAGTGACCATCAATCAGCTCGTGCTCGGCTTCGACGGCTGGCTGAGCATGCCTGGCGACGACATGGTGATGGACCTGAAGTGGAACACGAAGAAGAACGACCTGGCCACGTTGCTTTCGTTGGTGCCGGCCGAATTCGCAAGCAACCTGGACGGAGTTGACATGACCGGCAAGGCGGCGTTCGACGGCTTCGTGAAGGGCACCTTCAACGACAACACCATGCCCGGCTTCGGCGTGAACATCGGGGTGGAGAACGGACGCTTCAAATACCCCAGCTTGCCGGAGAGCGTGGACGACATCCAGGTGATGTGCGCCATCATCAGCCCCGAGGGAAAGGACCTTGACGGCATGACGATCGACCTGAGCCGCTTCGCCATGCGCATGGCCGGCAACCCGGTCAACGCGCGCATGTTCCTGAAGACCCCCATCAGCGACCCCGATGTGGACGCCGACCTGAAAGCGAACGTGGACCTGACCAGCGTGAAGAAGGTGGTGCCCATGGAAAAGGGCGAGGACCTGAAGGGCAGTCTTGTGGCCGATGTGCAATTGAAGGGGCGGATGAGCGCCATCGAGGAAGAGCAGTACGACAAGTTCAACGCGGCCGGCACGCTCAAGCTCATGGGCATGGAGTACAAAGCGGACAGCATGCCGACGGTCGGCATCACGGGCCTGTACTTCACGTTCAGTCCGAAGTTCCTGTCACTGGACGGGTTCGACGGCACAATCGGTGCAAGCGATGTGAAAGCGCAAGGCCGCTTCGACAACTACCTGGAGTGGTTGCTGAAGGACAGCACCATCGTCGGTGCCTTCACCATGACGAGCAACAAGCTTGATCTGAACGAGTTCATGAGCGACGAGGAAGCGGTTGCATCCTCCCCCACCGGGGGAGGCCAGGAGGGGGTCAGCACGGATACGTCAAGCATGTCCATCATCGAAGTCCCCAAGAACATCGATTTCAAACTGGGCCTAGCGGCCAAGCAAGTGCTCTTCGATGACATGACCCTCGACAACGCAAAGGGCAACCTGCACGTGCACGACAGCCGGGTGGATCTGCGCGATGTCTTCTTCAACGCGCTCGGCGGTGGCATCGGCATGAGCGGTTCGTACGTCACCACCGATCCGAAGAAGCCCACCTTCGACCTCACCTACGACGTGAACGACGTGGACATCGAGCAGACGGTGAAGTACGTGGAGACCGTGGAGATGGTGGCGCCAATCGTGAAGACGTGCACAGGCAAGTTCAGCACCGACCTGCGCATGACCGGCGTACTGGGCCCCGACATGATGCCGGTGATGGAGAGCCTCACGGGCGATGGCAAACTGCGAACGAAGACCGTGGCGATCGAAGGCTTCCAGCCGTTGGTGGACCTGGCCCGTGCGTTGAAACTGACGAAGCTCGAGAACACCGTCATCGACAACCTCGACTTCAGCTATCACTTCAAGGACGGGAAGATGATCACCGACAAGTTCCCGGTTAAGCTGGACAAGATCCAAGCGAAGGTGGGCGGAAGCACGGCGTTCGCCGATCAGAGCATCGACTACAACATGGACGCCAAGGTGCCCACCGAGATGTTCGGCGCGCAAGCGGCTCAAGCGGTCGGCGGATTGCTCGGCCAATTGAACAGTGCCATCGGCTCCAACGTGCAGGTGCCCAAAGAGCTCGATATGACCTGCAAGATCACAGGCACGGTGATGAAGCCCGTGGTGAAGCCCGTCTTCGCCGGTGGCAGCACCAACCTGAAGGAGACGGTGGTGACGGAGATCAAGAACACCGTGAACGAGGAGATCGGCAAGGCGAAGGAAGAAGCCATCGCAAAAGCACGTGAAGAAGCCGCCAAGCTGGTGGCCGAGGCACAGAAACAAGCCGACGCATTGAAGGCCCAGGCACGAACGGAAGCCGCCAAGGTGAAGTCCGACGCCTACAAAGCCGCCGATGCCGAGCTGGCGAAAGTCACGAACCCCTTGGCCAAGGTGGCCGCGAAACTTGCGGCGGACGCCGCCAAGAAGGAAGCCGACAAACAGGAGCAGAAGTACCTGGCCGAGGCCGACAAAAAAGCCGATGGCCTGGTGGTTGCAGCGCAGAAGCAGGGCGACGCCATCATCAAGAAAGCCGAGGAAACGAACACGACGGTGAAATAG
- the aroC gene encoding chorismate synthase codes for MPGNTFGQIFRLTTFGESHGAAIGGVLDGCPAGLPVDMAAVQLELDRRRPGSTPLGTARNEADQVEFLSGLFDGRTLGTPIGFLIRNADARSSDYDALKDVYRPGHADKTWEEKYGLRDHRGGGRSSARTTAACVVGGAIARQLLVREGVIVQAYVSQVGNVIMDKRPADPSATWQSDVRCPEPVASGLMAKVIEMVRAEGDSIGGVVSCVVRGLPVGLGEPVFDKLDADLAKAMLSINATKGFQIGNGFRAAAMRGSTHNQQSQGGLAGGISDGDELHFDVAFKPPATISKAQAAVNSAGEAVTLEAKGRHDPCVVPRAVPLVEAMTCLVLADHLLRQRAARV; via the coding sequence ATGCCCGGCAACACCTTCGGCCAGATCTTCCGGTTGACCACCTTCGGCGAGAGCCACGGCGCTGCCATTGGTGGTGTGCTCGATGGTTGTCCTGCGGGATTGCCAGTGGATATGGCAGCCGTGCAGCTGGAACTCGACCGAAGGCGCCCCGGCAGCACGCCATTGGGCACTGCGCGCAATGAGGCGGACCAAGTGGAGTTCCTGAGCGGTCTGTTCGATGGCCGGACCCTTGGCACGCCCATCGGCTTCTTGATCCGCAATGCCGATGCCCGCAGCAGCGACTACGATGCTCTGAAAGACGTTTACCGGCCTGGGCACGCCGACAAGACCTGGGAGGAGAAGTACGGCTTGCGCGACCATCGTGGCGGCGGGCGTAGCAGTGCACGCACCACGGCTGCTTGTGTTGTCGGCGGGGCCATTGCCCGCCAACTCTTGGTGCGTGAAGGCGTGATCGTGCAGGCTTATGTCAGCCAGGTGGGCAACGTGATCATGGATAAGCGCCCGGCCGATCCGAGCGCAACCTGGCAGAGTGATGTTCGCTGCCCCGAGCCCGTCGCTTCAGGTTTGATGGCCAAGGTCATCGAGATGGTGCGCGCCGAGGGCGACAGCATCGGTGGCGTGGTCTCGTGCGTGGTGCGTGGTCTGCCCGTTGGCCTGGGGGAGCCCGTATTCGACAAGCTCGACGCCGACCTGGCCAAGGCCATGCTGTCCATCAACGCCACGAAAGGTTTTCAGATCGGCAACGGCTTCAGGGCGGCTGCCATGCGGGGAAGCACGCACAACCAGCAGTCGCAAGGCGGTCTGGCGGGCGGCATCAGCGATGGCGATGAGCTCCACTTCGATGTGGCCTTCAAACCCCCCGCCACCATTTCCAAGGCCCAAGCCGCGGTGAACAGTGCCGGCGAAGCCGTGACCCTGGAAGCCAAGGGCCGTCACGACCCGTGCGTGGTGCCGCGTGCCGTGCCCCTCGTGGAAGCCATGACCTGTCTCGTCCTCGCCGATCATTTGCTGCGGCAACGTGCGGCAAGGGTCTGA